From Hermetia illucens chromosome 6, iHerIll2.2.curated.20191125, whole genome shotgun sequence, one genomic window encodes:
- the LOC119659637 gene encoding uncharacterized protein LOC119659637, whose translation MDSKTAVMTRDYGSTNMSDIPLTSSVECLRESSRIDGTVKLKPKKNDSLPRFFRRKKSDPTEFCMSTKEELKPDPRTNSLGRRIQYRIAQMRNPPGSPVESLDSGTAIETKRGSLRSALSGYWSSIFKKTPREAGEIVTPTKVEKPPTMVHGAIAAMSESKPPSVADTIPITKERTPEIPKSVVDEPDELEKAVKGTTQEVYVG comes from the exons ATGGATTCGAAGACAGCTGTAATGACGCGTGACTATGGTAGTACGAATATGTCCGATATTCCCTTAACTTCATCCGTGGAATGCTTACGGGAAAGTAGCAGGATCGACGGCACGGTTAAgttgaagccaaagaaaaatgATTCTTTGCCGCGATTTTTTAGACGTAAGAAGTCAGACCCGACGGAGTTCTGCATGTCCACAAAAGAGGAACTGAAGCCAGATCCGAGGACGAATTCTTTGGGACGAAGAATACAGTATCGAATTGCGCAGATGAGAAATC CACCGGGATCACCCGTGGAATCGCTAGATTCAGGTACAGCCATTGAAACGAAACGAGGGAGTCTACGTAGTGCTCTGTCAGGGTACTGGAGTTCCATATTTAAGAAAACTCCTCGTGAAGCTGGTGAAATAGTTACTCCAACAAAAGTTGAAAAACCTCCAACAATGGTCCATGGAGCTATTGCAGCTATGTCTGAGAGCAAGCCTCCATCCGTCGCTGATACTATTCCAATCACAAAGGAGCGGACTCCAGAGATACCGAAATCGGTTGTAGATGAACCTGATGAATTGGAAAAAGCTGTCAAGGGCACCACACAAGAAGTGTATGTTGGATAA